One region of Ferrovum sp. JA12 genomic DNA includes:
- a CDS encoding carboxymuconolactone decarboxylase family protein: MCNTYRNLCTVLCLFALPLSQAAERLPTIDPNHYSLEEQEAKKIFEHTRKTPIFGPFEPLLYSPKLMNEASSMGEYLRYHSAIGHSLSELVILITARFWTQDYEWYVHSPIAQKKGIPEEVIAAIRLGRIPSHLSADQQIIYNFSTELLNNKQVSDDTYDLVEKRFGQQGAVDLTGIIGYYSLLALEMNMAQYPLPKNGTPLPRLPDIHQK, from the coding sequence ATGTGTAACACATATCGCAACCTATGTACTGTTCTCTGCCTCTTCGCCCTACCCCTCTCACAGGCAGCGGAGCGTTTACCTACCATTGACCCCAATCATTACTCTCTTGAAGAGCAGGAGGCCAAAAAGATTTTTGAACATACGCGAAAAACACCCATATTTGGTCCCTTTGAACCACTTTTATACAGCCCTAAACTGATGAATGAAGCGAGTTCAATGGGAGAATATCTGCGTTACCATTCTGCCATTGGTCATTCCCTCAGCGAGTTGGTGATTCTCATCACAGCACGCTTCTGGACACAGGATTATGAATGGTACGTTCACTCACCCATTGCCCAAAAAAAAGGTATCCCAGAGGAAGTGATTGCGGCTATTCGACTGGGAAGAATTCCCTCACACCTCAGTGCCGACCAACAAATTATCTATAACTTTTCTACAGAACTACTGAATAACAAACAAGTATCTGATGACACTTATGATCTGGTTGAAAAACGCTTTGGTCAACAAGGAGCCGTAGATCTTACTGGAATTATTGGTTATTACAGCTTGTTAGCCTTAGAAATGAATATGGCTCAATACCCTTTACCCAAGAATGGGACGCCACTGCCTCGCCTGCCCGACATTCATCAAAAATAA
- a CDS encoding SemiSWEET transporter encodes MPNHIDLVGYIAAFFTTVSFLPQCIKTLRTKEVSGISIYMYGMFVLGVLLWLWYGLETESWPITIANAITAALAIVILWLKIKYTYF; translated from the coding sequence ATGCCCAATCATATTGATCTCGTCGGATATATCGCCGCTTTTTTCACCACTGTGTCGTTTTTACCGCAATGTATTAAAACTCTACGCACCAAAGAGGTCTCTGGTATTTCCATCTATATGTATGGGATGTTTGTGTTAGGGGTACTGTTGTGGTTGTGGTATGGCCTGGAGACAGAGAGCTGGCCTATCACCATAGCTAATGCCATCACAGCTGCCTTAGCCATAGTGATTTTATGGTTAAAAATCAAATACACTTATTTTTGA
- a CDS encoding potassium transporter Kup, with translation MLNNKQNLYALSLGALGVVYGDIGTSPLYTLNTIFTAGKHPVTLNADNILGILSLIFWSLMIVVSFKYVAFIMRADNRGEGGIMALLALVLGKLSETGNARKTILILGLCGASLFYGDGVITPAISVLSAVEGLQVASPSFKDYIVPITLVILVALFFIQRKGTAKVGALFGPIMVAWFFLLALLGLLSILEHPGVLHALNPLYAVNFLRQDLLIGFLSLGGVVLALTGAEALYADMGHFGKKPIQLAWFYLVLPALVLNYFGQGALLIANPKAIENPFFLLAPHWALYPMVVISTIATIIASQAVISGAFSMTDQAIKLGYAPRMETQHTSEDEIGQIYVPGINWSLMVAVLSLVLVFKSSAALAAAYGIAVTGTMFITSILAFIVVHKLWGWSIIKGALLISLLLCIDGVFFSANLVKVEEGGWLPLSFGLLIFTLMTTWKKGRVILAQRLKREAIDLIPFVNSVSGDSITHVPGSAVFLTSNPDGVPSALMHNMKHNKVIHEKVVVLAVRVLDIPHVPVEERILYNKIDDVFHQMTLRFGFMDEPNVPLALFSQRHVMLESFETSFFLSRETLIPKTGSDMSFWREKLFIAMFRNAGSAIPFFKIPPNRVVEIGAQVVL, from the coding sequence ATGTTAAACAATAAGCAAAACTTATATGCATTATCTTTAGGCGCTTTAGGTGTGGTCTATGGAGACATTGGCACAAGTCCATTGTATACATTAAATACTATTTTTACCGCAGGCAAACATCCCGTCACTTTAAACGCTGACAACATTCTTGGCATTCTATCGCTCATTTTCTGGTCCTTAATGATTGTTGTGTCCTTTAAATATGTAGCTTTTATTATGAGAGCCGATAACCGCGGCGAGGGCGGGATTATGGCGCTCCTCGCTTTGGTTCTGGGTAAGCTCTCTGAGACGGGAAACGCCAGAAAAACTATTTTAATTTTAGGGCTGTGTGGCGCGTCATTGTTTTATGGTGATGGGGTCATTACTCCAGCCATCTCAGTACTCTCTGCCGTTGAGGGATTGCAAGTGGCGAGTCCGTCCTTTAAAGACTATATCGTGCCCATTACCTTGGTCATTTTAGTGGCTTTGTTTTTTATTCAAAGAAAGGGTACGGCAAAAGTGGGGGCGTTATTTGGGCCCATTATGGTCGCGTGGTTTTTTCTCTTGGCGTTACTGGGACTCTTGAGTATTCTGGAGCATCCTGGTGTACTGCATGCGCTTAATCCACTCTATGCTGTTAATTTTCTCAGACAGGACTTACTAATCGGGTTTTTATCCTTGGGCGGCGTCGTGCTCGCCTTAACAGGAGCTGAGGCGCTGTATGCTGACATGGGCCATTTTGGTAAAAAACCTATTCAATTAGCTTGGTTTTATCTGGTATTGCCTGCCTTAGTATTAAATTATTTTGGGCAGGGAGCGTTATTAATCGCTAACCCCAAAGCCATTGAAAATCCTTTTTTCTTATTAGCCCCTCACTGGGCGCTGTATCCGATGGTGGTGATTTCAACGATTGCCACCATTATAGCGTCTCAAGCGGTGATCTCCGGGGCCTTTTCCATGACCGATCAGGCCATTAAGTTGGGTTACGCGCCTCGCATGGAAACGCAGCATACCTCCGAGGATGAAATTGGTCAAATTTATGTGCCTGGCATTAACTGGTCTTTGATGGTGGCAGTCTTATCCTTAGTCTTGGTGTTTAAGTCCTCCGCAGCCCTGGCGGCGGCTTATGGAATTGCCGTGACTGGAACCATGTTTATTACTTCAATTTTGGCCTTTATTGTTGTCCATAAATTATGGGGGTGGAGCATCATAAAAGGAGCTCTGTTAATTTCACTGCTGTTATGTATTGATGGGGTTTTCTTTAGTGCAAACTTAGTTAAAGTGGAAGAGGGAGGGTGGTTACCGTTGTCCTTTGGCTTACTGATTTTTACGTTAATGACCACCTGGAAGAAAGGTCGAGTGATTTTAGCTCAGCGTTTAAAACGTGAAGCCATTGACCTGATACCCTTTGTCAACAGTGTATCGGGAGACTCCATTACCCATGTCCCCGGTTCGGCAGTGTTTCTTACCAGTAACCCAGACGGTGTCCCCAGTGCCTTGATGCACAACATGAAGCATAACAAGGTCATTCATGAAAAAGTGGTTGTTCTCGCAGTCAGAGTTCTGGATATTCCCCATGTCCCTGTGGAGGAACGCATTCTTTACAATAAAATAGATGACGTGTTTCATCAAATGACCTTGAGGTTTGGCTTTATGGACGAGCCCAATGTGCCCTTGGCTTTGTTTTCTCAACGCCATGTTATGTTGGAGTCCTTTGAAACGTCGTTCTTTTTATCCCGTGAAACCTTAATTCCCAAGACGGGTTCTGACATGTCCTTTTGGCGAGAGAAGTTATTCATTGCGATGTTTAGGAATGCAGGAAGTGCTATTCCTTTTTTTAAAATCCCACCAAATCGTGTGGTTGAAATTGGCGCCCAAGTCGTGTTGTAA
- a CDS encoding COG4705 family protein has protein sequence MTSHSTLSKVPSVTLLFWLIKILATTLGETGGDAVSMSLGLGYLTSTVIFICLVVVLVLLQIHHQRFNPYLYWAVIISTTTLGTTLADFVDRSLGIGYLGGSSILLVCLLTSLVVWFYFDKSLSVAQIQGKRSEGCYWITIIFSQTLGTALGDWTADTIGLGFSKGSLLFGLIILALGLLYQLTQLSRVFLFWSAFVLTRPFGAVVGDYLDKPLSNGGLALDRIQLSSALILSILFIITLQSKGKTIIGLYNNKH, from the coding sequence ATGACATCACACTCTACGCTTTCAAAAGTCCCATCAGTGACCCTATTGTTTTGGCTCATTAAAATTTTAGCTACCACTTTAGGTGAAACAGGAGGGGATGCCGTCTCCATGTCTCTGGGCCTTGGTTATCTCACTAGTACAGTTATTTTCATCTGTCTAGTTGTTGTATTAGTACTCCTACAAATACATCATCAACGGTTTAATCCCTATTTATATTGGGCCGTGATTATTTCCACCACAACACTGGGTACCACCCTTGCTGATTTTGTTGACCGCAGCTTGGGTATTGGCTATCTGGGAGGATCGAGCATACTGCTTGTCTGTTTATTGACGAGTTTAGTGGTATGGTTTTACTTCGATAAAAGCTTGTCTGTGGCACAGATTCAGGGCAAAAGAAGTGAAGGGTGTTACTGGATTACCATTATATTCTCGCAAACCCTAGGAACCGCTTTGGGGGACTGGACTGCCGATACGATTGGATTAGGATTCTCTAAGGGCTCCTTACTCTTTGGCCTCATCATTCTGGCCTTAGGGCTGTTATATCAATTGACTCAGTTATCACGTGTCTTCTTGTTTTGGTCTGCATTTGTCCTAACACGTCCCTTTGGTGCAGTGGTAGGTGACTATTTAGATAAACCCTTAAGCAACGGCGGTCTTGCGCTAGATAGAATTCAACTCTCCAGCGCGCTCATCCTCAGTATCTTATTCATCATCACTCTACAGAGCAAGGGTAAAACGATTATTGGTCTTTACAATAATAAACATTAA
- a CDS encoding DUF4156 domain-containing protein, which translates to MNKLLVKLSHLIILSTLLASCSNSFIAEKTGADEVRMLYPNQVSSCDFKGKTRVSVIDKIGFIDRDPTAVEQNLIKLARNNAIEMHGNVITTTEVPVEGQQSFNVYYCKDQ; encoded by the coding sequence ATGAATAAATTACTTGTTAAATTAAGTCACCTGATCATCCTCTCTACGCTGTTGGCCTCTTGTTCCAACAGTTTTATTGCGGAAAAAACCGGTGCCGATGAAGTTCGTATGCTCTATCCCAATCAAGTCAGTAGTTGTGATTTCAAGGGTAAAACTCGCGTCAGCGTGATTGACAAGATTGGGTTTATCGATCGTGATCCAACCGCTGTGGAACAAAATCTCATTAAGCTTGCCCGCAATAACGCCATAGAGATGCATGGCAATGTGATTACCACCACTGAAGTGCCGGTGGAGGGTCAGCAATCCTTTAATGTTTATTATTGTAAAGACCAATAA
- a CDS encoding acetate/propionate family kinase, with product MKTLGHAILAVNVGSSSIKFALYLIVNRAIDQPVIKGQFDHLMHAMNARIQFSHGGQSDSEEFYIAEHSDKFDVALEQLTHLLEKLFPAIQVVIVGHRVVQGGDKYFRPVVVNDEVLEDLTHYIPLAPLHQPHNIDGIKIFSRFFSQAKQVALFDTAFHQHLPDVEKTFAIPLALTQQGIRRYGFHGLSYQYLCQALTQLTPAITKKSILIHLGNGASMCACVDRQSVATSMGFSTLDGLMMGTRSGAIDPGVLLYLLKKQWSLEQLEALLYQDSGLKGVSGISSDMQMLRNSDAAEASFAITLFTYQIVKYIGMLAAVLNGVDMVVFTGGIGEHDAQLRLAVTEQLTYLGLRIDQDKNSHANGLYPEKISTHDSPIEIWVIATDEEFIVAQESLNLYV from the coding sequence ATGAAGACCTTAGGGCATGCAATACTGGCTGTCAACGTGGGATCCTCCTCCATCAAGTTTGCCTTGTATTTAATAGTCAATCGCGCCATAGATCAGCCTGTAATTAAAGGTCAATTTGATCATTTAATGCATGCTATGAATGCAAGAATTCAGTTCAGTCATGGGGGGCAGAGTGATAGTGAAGAGTTTTATATTGCCGAACACTCGGATAAATTTGATGTGGCACTTGAACAACTCACTCATCTATTAGAGAAATTATTCCCCGCAATCCAAGTGGTGATTGTGGGCCACAGAGTGGTGCAGGGTGGGGACAAGTATTTCCGTCCTGTCGTTGTTAATGATGAAGTATTAGAGGATTTGACTCACTATATTCCGTTAGCGCCGTTACATCAACCACATAATATTGATGGCATTAAAATATTCTCGCGGTTTTTTTCGCAAGCCAAGCAAGTGGCACTCTTTGATACAGCCTTTCATCAACACTTACCTGACGTAGAAAAAACATTCGCTATTCCATTAGCCTTAACACAACAGGGAATCAGACGTTACGGGTTTCATGGACTGTCCTATCAGTACCTCTGCCAAGCCCTAACTCAATTAACGCCGGCCATCACTAAAAAAAGTATTTTGATTCACTTGGGTAATGGCGCGAGTATGTGCGCTTGTGTGGACCGACAGAGTGTTGCGACCTCTATGGGATTTAGTACCTTAGATGGATTAATGATGGGTACTCGCAGCGGCGCGATAGATCCTGGCGTTCTGCTTTATTTGTTAAAAAAACAGTGGTCCTTAGAGCAGTTGGAAGCGCTGTTATATCAAGATAGTGGACTCAAAGGCGTATCGGGTATTTCGTCAGATATGCAAATGTTACGCAATAGTGATGCCGCGGAGGCCTCATTTGCTATCACCTTGTTTACTTACCAGATTGTTAAATATATCGGTATGTTAGCGGCCGTACTCAATGGAGTAGATATGGTGGTGTTTACAGGAGGGATAGGAGAGCATGATGCTCAATTAAGGTTGGCAGTGACTGAACAACTCACTTATTTAGGCTTGAGGATTGATCAAGACAAAAACTCCCATGCCAATGGTCTCTATCCTGAAAAAATAAGCACCCATGACAGTCCCATAGAAATATGGGTAATTGCCACGGATGAGGAATTTATTGTGGCACAGGAGTCCTTGAATCTCTATGTCTGA